Genomic segment of Salvia hispanica cultivar TCC Black 2014 chromosome 2, UniMelb_Shisp_WGS_1.0, whole genome shotgun sequence:
TTAAGATTTCTCGTAGTCGTCTCTCAATAGTTATCCAGTATTGGTTGAATTGTATGTTACCGGCACCGGTCATTGCATGAGCCTCCGCTCGCTTTTGCAGATCTCTCATTCTCTGGTTTTTTTCTGAGGTGACCTATTATTTCCTGCTCCACTAGCTGTTTGAACATGACTATTTATTATCTTGAGCATTTTGGATGGAAATctagaataatttttttcggAGTTTGTTGAATTGCTGTGCGTTTCTTTCTCTGTATGATGATATCGAAGGTGATTTAAATTCTGTGTGCCTGATCAAATTATTAGAATTTGATTGTTAATCCAGAGTAGGTCATTGTCTAAGTGATCGTGTTGTAGCTACTGAATTGGGGGTAATGGGGTTTTTGCCAAGAATTGgatatatttattgtaaaatagtTTTCTGCTTCCTGTATTCTGATGATGAAGTTTATATCGATCTTACTCATGTCTGTTTTTCCTTTGGTACGATTAACTGAAGGTGAAGTCTACTTGTTTGATTGATCTTGCTCATGTCTGTTTATCTTTGTATATATTCTCAGGTTTGATGCTGATACTTCATATCGTATATTCAGTATGCCCGGGGCGGCCAAAACAACTCGTAAGAAGTCGAATGTAGAAGATGATGAAAGAACTTTGGAAAGCTTGAAACGAGAACTAAAACCCCAAAACAAGGGCCACTCCTCAAAATCTAAAAGAAAAGCACGAGAAATAAAATCCGGCATCAAGGTTCACTCATCCTTATCTAAGTGTAAAAGCAAGAGCTCAGGAAAAGATGATGGAAATGTGAGCTTCAAGAGGAGAAAGGTTGTCAAGAAAACCATTTTCAATAGGACCAAAACCTTCAAGAAGCAACCATCTTTCGGTGGTCTGAAAGATAAATCTACTAATGCTAATAAGGCCAATGATAAAGATGCGAACTCACGGAAGtcaaagagaaggaaaaagaagaaaaaaaacaatgtgGAGCTTGACGAAGCTTCTCGCTTGCAAAGGCGGACAAGATACCtattaataaaagtgaaactGGAGCAGAACCTAATTGATGCATACTCAGCAGAAGGTTGGAAAGGTCAGAGGTATATAATCACGCCCCTTTGTTTTTTATCTAAGCTGCCTACTTGTGGATGCAGTTCTTTATGTGTTGCTGTATATCCTGCAATCAAACTATTATGTTAGCCTTAGGGTGAGTAGTTTTAAGTTGGAGAAGGTTTGGGTGATAGTTCAAGAGTGGATAGTGTACTGCTTAAACAttgtttttgtattgattTGGATGTAAAATTGGTTTCCTTCGTGGGAAAAGTCAGCTGCGGCTTAAATTTGTTCAGGATCAATTCCATCagactatattttttttatctcatatTGTTCTCATTGGAACGTGCTGCATTCTACTTACATGAAGTGACCTTTTCCTTCCAGCCGAGAAAAGATTAAACCAGAGAAAGAACTACAAAGAGCTGAACAGCAGATATTGAAGTGCAAACTTGGGATTCGTGAAGCCATTCATCAATTGGATTTGCTAAGTTCGGATGGGCGTATAAATGATGCAGCAGTTGCTCCTGATGGATCTATGCACCATGAACATGTCAGCTcccccttttctctcttcatatAATTTGACGGGATATATGATGTTCATATGTGTTTAGCAACTGATCTCTTGACTGCCGAACCATAATCCATTAAGCATATATAGTTACTCTTTGTCATATTTGGAAGTAAATAATCTCTTTAGCAAAATCCTTTATATGTGTTCCTACATAGCATTTTTCTTTCACAAGATTCATggctttcttatttttttatgctcAGATAATCTGTGCCAAATGTAAGTTGCGTGAAGAGCTCCCAGATAATGACATTATTCTTTGTGATGGGACATGCAACCGTGCTTTTCACCAAGAGTGCATGGATCCTCCATTGTCTACAGAAAATAGTGagctatatttttattgtttaatgtAGATTAATCAATAGGTTGGATTTTGTACCTTTACAGTAGCATATGCCAAAACTCTATTTCTTTGTGAACTACATGTGAAGTTAGCCATGTTGCCAGTTCCTCCAGGGGATGAAGGGTGGTTTTGCAAATTTTGTAAGAAGAAGACAGAGATACTGGAAGCAACAAATGCTCACCTTGGGACTCATTTTCCCCTGGATAGTAGTTGGCAAGTAGGATGTTCTATAACTAGTCGCATAGATATTTACACAAGCATTGTCCATAGTTTGATACAGTGCCATCTTGAATTATAACAGGATGTTTTCAAGGACGAAGCTGCATTACCTGATGGTGCAAATTCTGTGTTATTTCAAGAAGAGGAATGGCCATCCGATGATTCTGAAGATGATGACTATGATCCAGATAGAAATGAATGCAGTTGCAGTGGCAATATGTCTACATCTGAATCTGATGCTTCTCGGTGTAGTTCCAGTTTCCTGGGCTCGCTTGAGGATGAAGATGGAAGATTTGAAGTTAGAAGCAATAGATCTTTTGATGAAACTCTGGAGTTAATTGGAGGAGATTCTGATGAGATCCAGAATGGTGAAGTTGTATCCCATCCTAGACAGAGAGCAGCTGTCGACTATATCAAGCTATACAATGTAAGGAATCAAGATTTACTCTACACAGCTATACTTCTTGGTGAATAATGATTGATTTGTGCTTGCTTAATGTACTTTTACCTAAAAAGTTCCAAGATCTTCTGAAAATCTGCTATCTCGAGGATAAGGAAGACTAATTTATTCACTGAATTCTTTGAAGGGGATGTGGGTTTGTTTTCTGAATTCTTGAatgattttcttttgcttATTTATTGAGATAGGAAGAATCACAAGTTGAAATCTATGTCTTCAACCATTAAGCACATGCATGAGTGAGAACATTATTtgaaatcttgatatttttcatctacctcccataaatatatagaaatcCAGAAACCATATTGTCAGGCATGTGATTTTGCCCCATTGTCTTTAGGAAATGTTCGGAAAGAATGCTACTGAAAGTGAACAAATCAGTGAAGATGAAGACTGGGGTCCCACCAAAAAGAAGCGGAAAACAACGGAGACTAATGCTGCCAGCACTTTGATAACTCTAGGTGAAACTGATAACAAATTTTGTGTGGAAGCTCTTTCAGATTTGAAAGAGAAACAGTTGACCGAGAAGATGAAAAGACCAATTTTCAGACTCCCGCATGATGCAGTCGAGGTAACATTGCTTCTGTTTTCTTGGTAAGTATGATCAATTCACCAGGTATGCTCATTgtttgttattattttcttcaGAAGCTTAGACTTGTTTTTGCTGAGAATGAACTTCCAGAAAGAGCTTTGAGAGTGAGTCTTTCGAAGCAGCTAGGCCTAGAATTTGAGAAGGTAATGCCTTGTTATATTTGGAAAGATTTAGATTTGAACAGATGAAAGGGAGATAATACAAATTTCAGACGTTCATAAACAACATCTATTGccaaaattgtttaaatttgctgacttcatcattttttcaatGCATTTATGCTAGCTAACATGAAGTTCATCACAGCTTGCTAAGTAGTctgaaatatgaaataagataattaatcGCACTATTGAATATGTGTGAATTGTTATGTTATTGTGTGTATTATTGCGTGCCAGTCACAAATTATACCTGTAAGGAAATAAGAGTATCCACAAAGAAGGGGCAAAAGAGACTACTAATCCTTATGCCAACCAATATACTGACATGCCAGACATTGATCCATCAGAATAGACATATGTAGATGCACAGAGTATTTACTGTTGGCTATGCATGATCCataattgcttttttttttgcatttgtacTTGTAGGTGAACAAATGGTTCAAGAATGCACGGTACCTGGCGTTGAAAGCGAGAAAGCAAGTAAGTATCTGTTTAAGCTCCcagtttataaaattttttctattgaactttcttaaattttttcctttatttggGCTGCCAAATCATTGAGTCTTCTAGTGTAGGTGGTCTAACTGGATATAATACAAACCAAATAACAACCATTTTATCTTCtgtttttttctaataaaggAATAGCAGTTATATGTCATGTCTTAAGTGAAATCATTATACGTGTATTAAGCATGCATATTTAGATCTGAAGTTGTAATAATTGATAAGCAATGTCTTTGAACAGACCGGAAGTGCAGAAGTTCCAGTTAGCCCTGGTATTCAAAAGGAATCCTCATCAGATACTAAGGAGGGTGTCTGGGATCAAATCCAATCGAGGAACAATACTGCATCAGCAAAGACTAAGGTTTCAAAAGGAATTCTTCAAAGAAGGAATACCCACTTGCTGAACCATTCTAATAAGATAAAGCAGCGACGGAAACCATTGTTACAATCAGGCAGAAACCAGGTATTATTCCTAAAAAGTACAACTGCATCTCTGATTCTTGTTCTGCTGTATCATCTAtggaatataattttcatGGATATAAAATGCTGACTTGCACCAAAGTATACACGGGCATCTTTTTCATTGAAATTTGCTGCTGTCAGATGAGTGTGGATCCTGGTGATGATGTGAGCCTGAAGCATCTACGAGACAAAGCGAAAGAAGCCAAGAAGAAGCTGAATAGCAAAAGCAGGGGTTGTATGCTGGAATCAGAAACCAAGATGAAAAGGCTCTGTGAAATCAAGAGTAGGATAGAGATACTGCATCGACGTCTCCTTGAACTTCCATGCTCGAGATTAGGTAAAGCCAAGGGTAATAACTCAGGTGACTGCTCTGTTCTTTTTGTACCAATAGCAGAATTAAAGGAGAAAATGTGaccatatttttttaacttttttttgaaattattattagaCACTTTTTTGCATTACATTTTTCTGCAATATGCCTGTTTCTCTGCaattagagagataaagagtcATTTGCTTTTGGTGAATAGATAGCATCTCAAGACTTGTGCTGTAGTTGTAGATATTTGAGTCCGGCCATGTATTATCAGATGAAAATCAGCAATGAGTTAATATAGTAACAGATGAAGTTTTTTAGTTATAGTGGGCAATCTTGTTATTTCTAATTCTTTTGTTACACCCTACTATGTTGGCTGAATATTTGATGTTCACCTATAAAGCTTACAGCTTTAGGCATATTTATATAACTATTATTGTCCATATCTAGATCTTTGTCTTCTGGGTAACCGCTAACCAGTCTACAGTTTATTATGCCCAGTGACctgtaataaattttcaagaagtatcccatttttggaaaatagCAGTTTAATTGTTTACAATATACTATTACCTTGAACGAAAACAAAGCAACTTGAATAATGATGTTAATTACTGTAATCAGACGTGtattatttcatcaaaatatattcaagTGTGGAAAATAGGAAATATAAACGATAGGGTTggtcattttagaaaaaatcattaaagttGTCATTCTAGAAAAAAGAATGATAAAGTGAGATAGCTATAAATAAACGATAGGTGAACAAAGTTACACACACTCGGCTCCATCTGAGCATGAGAATTTGTGATGAAGAAACAAAACTAATGCTTAATTTGGAAATTGGATGGTCGAGATGCTCCCGACATCACGAATTTGTACTACCAGAAAGTGATTGACTACATAGCTCAAGCTCACGTTGTTTTGGACTATTaatgtttctttttattttctatgtttGAGTGACAAGGTTGAAAATGTATAATGTCTAAAATTGCCACAAAACATGCTCTTTCAAATATGGCAATAATACATCTATTAATAAATGTCTAAGATCACATTgccaaattaatcaaattttgattcatcctacattttttaatactgAACTATAAACATGAAGTTcgttttcaattttcacatCAGTCTCATTTTAGGGTATGTTGTGTGTAGCATGTTAAAAATGGTCGACTACATCATCGTATATTTCAATTGAAGATGTAACCATTTTAATTTGACAATATAGGAATGTCTAAATGACCCACCCCTAAAAAGTTGTGTTATTTCGGACCACTGCTGTAGACTCATAAATGGATAATAAGATTAAATAGtggataaaaaagaaagatgataCACTTAATTTCggagtatagttttatttaatttaaagccTCAACACAAATTAACCTAATCTGTAAATAATGAATACTCATAATGAAAGataagagaataatgttatactccataaataaGTGAAAAATGCAATCTATGTCTTGGTTGAATAACACTTGTTTAAGGTAGTAAATGGGAATACAAACTAAAGTTGGGGGCcaaaatttttagaaaaagcaGAAAAACTAAGACTAGTAATTTCATCTACTCCTTCACTAGGCATTGCAACTCATATATGCAATTCCActgtaaataattattagagaaaaaagaaagaaaaaagaggtcTAATCATCAGATGAAGTGGGCGTTCTAACAAAGCGTCCCTTCATTCTAGGGCGACGATCGGCATTGACTTTGCGGACTTGGTATCGTATTTTCTTCGAGAAGAGGCGCGTCCGCCTTTTCTCCTTGTAGCGCTGCACGCTCGCCTCTCTCACTCCCCCCTTCTCCGAAAACAGCTCTATCTGTGCTAATCTTGCCTGCATTatcattctttcatttttcagaaaattcaaatactacCATAGAAAAGACTATTCACTActctactaacaatatttatctactttaattatttattacgattttctcaaaatgaatgaaaaaaaaagggtgTACTAAGATATTAACCAAAACCAGAAAGTGATTGACATTAACTTACCCGAACGTCGGACTCCGGGGACTCATCGGGGAATGGCCAAGGCTTATCCGACCAAGCGTGCGCGACGCAGTCATAGTTCAATTTGAGGCCGAGCATCCCAGCATTCGGCTCAGGGGAAACAGAGTCCTCTGTTTCTTCCACTTTCTTGATTtccactttcttctttttctttccacCAACAACATTCGGATTCACATCAAACACATTAACACAAGGGAACTTCCACCACTCATCAGCTCCCCTCATCGCCCTCGATTCCAATCCCAATCCCACCGGATATCCATAGCAAAACGTGTTATTCACAGGAGCATCATTTTCCTTATTCTCCATTTCAAGATTCCCCATTATGCTCTCAATCCCACCCCCAATCTCCTCATCCAAAATCGACTCCGCGTCGaactcctcctcctcgtctTCACACTGCGACGAGTTCGATATCTCGGGGGTGCTCCAGCACGCCTTCCTCAGCCCCTTGATGTCAACCGGCTTCTCGAGATCGAGGTCGAGAAGCATCCGCAACGTGTCCACTTGGCGGAGCGGCATGAGCAGCTCCGAAGGCTCGAACATGAATGCGCCGCCGTGGGAGTTCCCCGCCTTGGCAGCCGGGAAAATCTTGGGGTACGCCGTGGACAGAATTGCCGCCGCCTCATTGTAGGTCTGGTTCGGCCTCTTCCTCGGCGTGCGCGGCTTCCTCGTGGAGATGGCGTTGCTGGACTCCGATAGCGTTGATGACGGCGAAGAAGAGCTGGAAATCCAACAAGTTGAAGAAGGGGATTTTATAATGTCAAGGTCCAGCGCCTCTAATCTGTATGCTCTGCTCAAACAAGACGACGACATTCTTGTCTAAACACCTCTGCTTTCACctcatcaatttcaaattcacaAAACTTGTTTGCTTTGAGAAAAGGTGGTGTAGTTGAGTTGAATGAAATATCtaaagagtatttatatttagtaGTAAGTCACGGGAGAGGTGggattgaaaaaaaaggagaaatgaAGGAAGACTGTTATCTGTAATTACAGTCCACAACAAAACACCCCTCTTATGGCGAATGGGGATGACCGGATTAGAAGGTAGCATGGCTTCTGTGAATGCTGATGGACCACAATGTCTTATTttctagtactactacaaattATTTTCCTTTGCTTTACCAAAAAGGCCCTTGCTTTTAATGATTAGAGTTCAGTAGCAAAGGGCAATTATGTAATTAGCAGCATAATCCCAAACCCCAAATCTAATTCACTCAATTAATTCTATCATGGGATATATTATCTGATGAGGTGGAGCGCTGCCATTGGCTGCCGGGATTGTGACTGCTGATGTGGACAAACCTTTCTCACGGGAATCTAGAAAAAGGGGAGAGGTGGATTTTGGATGCAATGATTTCAAGTGTGTGTGGCATTATTTACTTACACGTTATGCTCTTTTTGTTCAATggattttgattatatttaatacgTTTCTTAAACATTATCTATATTgcttgtgattttttttgatatttcaaaCTTACATGTTATTTTCGACCTTGATTTTGTAGTAGATTTTATTCCGGTTCACCATAGTGATTGATGAGTGTATCAAGATAAATAAGTGTATGTACAAATGGGTGAATTTCAGTGAGTTTGAAACCAACTAGTACATTGATTGGAGGTAtagttccaaaaaaatattcaaaggCGTGTAcgttttatttgatttaattctaaaactattggaaaaagaaagaaatatccagaaagtattttaaaattggagaTTATATTACAATATAAATGCGCAGATTTTAGAAACAGGCCAATTTGTCAGGGTTTATGTTATTTTGCTGaaatactttattaaatatcTCAATCTATCGTAATCACTACGTCCTAAGATATTAGACTCATATaccattttgggatgtcccaacatatttgacccatttctatttatgataaaaatttactttattatcaacTTCACTTACACCTCCTAAATTCATGTGCCCAAAAAAAGtgggtctaatatcttgggacggatggaCTTGTTATTTACGTAATTCGAGTAGTGTCTTACATCACTTGTTATTGCGTAAGGTGACTTGGAGTAATGACATCGTTGGTCATTTGGTCCTCAAGAAAGATCGAATGTTACGGATTCTACAGTCCTATGATCCAACATAGTCATGGTTAATGGGGACGTTGGTTTTTATGGATGATCAATTGTTCTGAACTCCGGTATTCCATATTGATTGTTTAAGGCAATGCATGTCAGATTTTTTTACATTGGTAATACATGTGAAATTTATTGAATGAATTCTCTCATATACGAAGTAAGAAAAGCCGCGGaatgtaaattaatttgatttgaataaaaaaatttcatgacTTATGAATGGGATGCAATAAGGGCAAAGCCGAGGTAGATAAATTCAATAGGTGTAGGGCATCCTCAGAAGaggttaaaaataaaaattggttGGAAATTCGAAGTTGGCCACAAAAGTAGTTTTCTCGTGATTTTGTTGCTCCTTATCTTATTGCATACAATATTCTATTGCTACCCTTGGATTTGGATTAAGTACTCTTAGATAATATTTACAAGTTGTAAATATTATCTCTTGTTCTTCCAACTTAATCATAtacagtagtattttttaatgatttattaataatctTCTAACCaaattattatagtatatcttattatattatttttaataataatataattacttataataaagacaattaaaacattttattactacaaaattatttttaaaaaatacaaaaaatgacaaactaaaaaatgtaaataaacaaacaaaaaatattaattacgATAACTAAATTATACGAAACTCGAAACTGAAACAACATacggaaattaaaaattaagttaCAATTATCGATTTTTTCATATATGCTCAACTAAGTCATCTAACAACGTTTTGTAAGTTTCTCTACCGAGAAGTTGTGCTTTTTTCattggagtactataaaaaagTCAGATTTGCAATCTTATTCATGGAGTATACGAAATCATTAGTTCTTCATCTTCACTTTGTCGATTATTTTATCCCAGACAATCTTGTATAGATTCTGTTAGAACACGATTATGTATGTGTTTCTTTCATCCACcattatcatattgtgcatgattatgcaaccaatcattattttttcacaatatCACGATCCTAGGTAAGACACATGCATTTGATAAAACGTAAACGAGCTTGCAAAATGCCAAAAGCTTGCTCAAAATATATTCGTGCAGACTCTTGATGTTGAGAAAACAATCAATGCTTCCTCGTTGTGGGTCTTTAATAGATTTGACAAATGTTGTTAATTGAGGACTTACGacataagtaaaataatactattccatatattttttcacGGTAATTTTTCTCGGGATACTCGAAGATCCTTGTCATGAGGATCTCATATGATCATTTCTGAAAattcatttacaaaattaatactccgtATCTAATTTAGAACGTAATTTGATAAGCAGTCATGCATACTCCTATGGATCAAAGATTACCTTTGTTATGCCGATCTTTTCTTTGTAGACGAGGGCTTGCTACTGCCGTCAGTCCACCAATTGGATTTGACCTCAAATCTTCTAGTAATTTATTCTTACTCAAAAGTTTGATTATTGTATGGGCAATAAATTATCAAACCTCTAAACATGGAGTAGAGAAAATATCACgagagagagaattctaaATTTCTCATTCTCAAGATTTccgaaattttttaaaatcacaatACAATCATATTGTGATCAGATTCTCTTCTCATTTTCAAGACCATCTTTTAGGCTTGGCTAGGGATCGAGGAAGATTTGGACAAATCTTATCTCAATAGTGATtggttaatttaatttacccaattaaattaaagtctTTAAGGAGTACTAATTTGTGTTACTATCGTGGTTAATATTGATTTAGCATTCAACTCTGGAGCAGATATGATTCTAtaagtgaaaaatattagtcaTTCTCGTATGCTGGTCAAGCTACCTAAAATGGCATGAATACTGGGTTACGAACAAATCCGCACATATTAACAAGTCTAAAAGGTGTATGACCAACACTGTATATTCAATGTTGCAGAtatagattaagaaataaaataatcgcACACCTCGTACTTTAACCATCAAGAAGTATTTAGTGATCCATTCAGTATTATTAGTCATCCAAGATAGGAAGTGACTTCAGATCAATACCAACAACTGTTTGCAACAGATTGTCAACATCTATCTAGTTTGAGAATGTCGATAACTTATTTCTACAACGTATCGGCTGAAAGATCTTATGTAACCATGAGGCTATCCATCAGTCTATAATATAGAAGAAATACTGTttgttcaattatttaatattccctccgtccgtgaataggagtctcgttttttcattttggtccgtccgcgaataggaatctcagttcataattaatataaatggtaaagaggctCTACGTTCCACttactcatttcactcacgtctcatttaaaactaatactatacAAGttagactcatattccactaactttcttctaCCCactttcttaacatttcttaaaaactatgttggaaaaaaatgagactcttattcgcagacggatggagtattatctatgaattaattaaaataataatcacaaatcatattataaataaatttctacTCATAAATGcgtgaaaattaaatttttataatacaaGCAACATAAAACATGTTTTCCAGAATATATCTTGGGACATTTACTATTCCGCTCCCTCTATTTTGTGGTCTGGATCAGCCACTACAGGCGATACATTTAAAGGGTGTTCGGTTTGTAAGATTGCATCCGAGATTAATTTATGGTGCGTTTGGTTTATGAGATTCAACctcacaactcaatcataGATGAaaaatcatgggataattagtcatagctaaccccatatgactaaaataatctcacaactcaatcctaaattatatcttgatattattttatcttggaaaccgAATACCACCTTACTGATTTACAATTAGATTAACTACATTGCGAACATTGGTCATGTATTTATCTAGTTAGCAAGGAAAATGCATCTATTATGAATCTTCTCAATCAAGTAGAGGAAAATCGTTTTTATTTAAAGGTCTTCATATGTATGTGGAGGTGTGTGTAAGAAGTATGATGGAGTTTAGGAGTCAATATCATTCCCATGCATCGGATACAAAAGgatacaaaaacaaaatggtGAGATTTGATACAAAGTTAGGTACTTTGAGACTGCCAATGAAGATAACCCGAGAGACAATTTTGAAAGAGAAGACCCCATGCTTTTAAAGGATGGTGTCATCCATCTTCAACGGCCTTTCttctcataattttatttgtcttctatatatatttcacttATTTGGGACCATTTCCATAATTCTATGTATCTATGACCCATTCTCATTCGGACTCATTCCCCCAtctaacttaattaattataaaaaatttcttaagaTTTAATGCACTTTTGACCAAAACATCTTCatataaataagtatatatatatctccCACTTCAAAGCATGCATGCTAAAACATATT
This window contains:
- the LOC125204373 gene encoding protein CHLOROPLAST IMPORT APPARATUS 2-like, coding for MSSSCLSRAYRLEALDLDIIKSPSSTCWISSSSSPSSTLSESSNAISTRKPRTPRKRPNQTYNEAAAILSTAYPKIFPAAKAGNSHGGAFMFEPSELLMPLRQVDTLRMLLDLDLEKPVDIKGLRKACWSTPEISNSSQCEDEEEEFDAESILDEEIGGGIESIMGNLEMENKENDAPVNNTFCYGYPVGLGLESRAMRGADEWWKFPCVNVFDVNPNVVGGKKKKKVEIKKVEETEDSVSPEPNAGMLGLKLNYDCVAHAWSDKPWPFPDESPESDVRARLAQIELFSEKGGVREASVQRYKEKRRTRLFSKKIRYQVRKVNADRRPRMKGRFVRTPTSSDD
- the LOC125208086 gene encoding pathogenesis-related homeodomain protein-like isoform X2; this translates as MPGAAKTTRKKSNVEDDERTLESLKRELKPQNKGHSSKSKRKAREIKSGIKVHSSLSKCKSKSSGKDDGNVSFKRRKVVKKTIFNRTKTFKKQPSFGGLKDKSTNANKANDKDANSRKSKRRKKKKKNNVELDEASRLQRRTRYLLIKVKLEQNLIDAYSAEGWKGQSREKIKPEKELQRAEQQILKCKLGIREAIHQLDLLSSDGRINDAAVAPDGSMHHEHIICAKCKLREELPDNDIILCDGTCNRAFHQECMDPPLSTENRDEGWFCKFCKKKTEILEATNAHLGTHFPLDSSWQDVFKDEAALPDGANSVLFQEEEWPSDDSEDDDYDPDRNECSCSGNMSTSESDASRCSSSFLGSLEDEDGRFEVRSNRSFDETLELIGGDSDEIQNGEVVSHPRQRAAVDYIKLYNEMFGKNATESEQISEDEDWGPTKKKRKTTETNAASTLITLGETDNKFCVEALSDLKEKQLTEKMKRPIFRLPHDAVEKLRLVFAENELPERALRVSLSKQLGLEFEKVNKWFKNARYLALKARKQTGSAEVPVSPGIQKESSSDTKEGVWDQIQSRNNTASAKTKVSKGILQRRNTHLLNHSNKIKQRRKPLLQSGRNQMSVDPGDDVSLKHLRDKAKEAKKKLNSKSRGCMLESETKMKRLCEIKSRIEILHRRLLELPCSRLGKAKGNNSGDCSVLFVPIAELKEKM
- the LOC125208086 gene encoding pathogenesis-related homeodomain protein-like isoform X1 encodes the protein MPGAAKTTRKKSNVEDDERTLESLKRELKPQNKGHSSKSKRKAREIKSGIKVHSSLSKCKSKSSGKDDGNVSFKRRKVVKKTIFNRTKTFKKQPSFGGLKDKSTNANKANDKDANSRKSKRRKKKKKNNVELDEASRLQRRTRYLLIKVKLEQNLIDAYSAEGWKGQSREKIKPEKELQRAEQQILKCKLGIREAIHQLDLLSSDGRINDAAVAPDGSMHHEHIICAKCKLREELPDNDIILCDGTCNRAFHQECMDPPLSTENIPPGDEGWFCKFCKKKTEILEATNAHLGTHFPLDSSWQDVFKDEAALPDGANSVLFQEEEWPSDDSEDDDYDPDRNECSCSGNMSTSESDASRCSSSFLGSLEDEDGRFEVRSNRSFDETLELIGGDSDEIQNGEVVSHPRQRAAVDYIKLYNEMFGKNATESEQISEDEDWGPTKKKRKTTETNAASTLITLGETDNKFCVEALSDLKEKQLTEKMKRPIFRLPHDAVEKLRLVFAENELPERALRVSLSKQLGLEFEKVNKWFKNARYLALKARKQTGSAEVPVSPGIQKESSSDTKEGVWDQIQSRNNTASAKTKVSKGILQRRNTHLLNHSNKIKQRRKPLLQSGRNQMSVDPGDDVSLKHLRDKAKEAKKKLNSKSRGCMLESETKMKRLCEIKSRIEILHRRLLELPCSRLGKAKGNNSGDCSVLFVPIAELKEKM